A portion of the Motilibacter rhizosphaerae genome contains these proteins:
- the nuoN gene encoding NADH-quinone oxidoreductase subunit NuoN produces MTAAAGLEHFTAPHIEYFALSPIFVVFGAAVLGVLVEAFAPRAVRWAAQLVVTLGGLVAALVMVAVVADHEGTRGIMAEGAVAVDGPALFLQGTILLLAAVAVLLVAERSLDPGAAGAFAPQAAALPGSDAERTSGMRGVAQTEVFPLVLFAVGGMLVFPAANDLLLLFVALEVLSLPLYLLCGLARRRRLLSQEAALKYFLLGAFSSAFLLYGTALLYGYAGTVRLSGIADAISGASGSDALLLTGVGLLTVGLLFKAGIVPFHAWTPDVYQGAPTPITGFMAACTKIAAFGALLRVYYVALGGLRWEWRPLLWAVAILTMLVGAVVSLTQNDVKRMLAYSSIAHAGFILVGVLAADGRGISSVLFYLLAYGFATVGAFAVVTLVRDSAGEATHLSQWAGLGKRSPLVAGAFTLFLLAFAGLPPTSGFMSKYGVFSAALDSGAAPVVVVGVLASVIAAFFYVRVIVLMFFTEPLADGPVVAVPSVLTTVALALGVAVTLVLGVVPQPVLDLASGAAGFVR; encoded by the coding sequence GTGACCGCCGCGGCAGGGCTGGAGCACTTCACCGCTCCGCACATCGAGTACTTCGCGCTGTCGCCCATCTTCGTCGTCTTCGGCGCGGCGGTGCTCGGGGTCCTCGTCGAGGCGTTCGCCCCCCGGGCGGTGCGTTGGGCCGCCCAGCTCGTCGTCACGCTCGGCGGCCTGGTCGCGGCGCTCGTCATGGTGGCGGTCGTGGCCGACCACGAGGGCACGCGCGGGATCATGGCCGAGGGCGCGGTCGCCGTCGACGGCCCGGCGCTGTTCCTCCAGGGCACGATCCTCCTGCTGGCCGCCGTCGCCGTGCTGCTGGTCGCCGAGCGCTCGCTCGATCCCGGCGCCGCCGGTGCCTTCGCCCCCCAGGCCGCGGCCCTCCCCGGCTCCGACGCCGAGCGCACGAGCGGCATGCGCGGCGTCGCGCAGACCGAGGTCTTCCCGCTGGTGCTCTTCGCGGTCGGCGGCATGCTCGTCTTCCCCGCGGCCAACGACCTGCTGCTGCTGTTCGTCGCGCTCGAGGTGCTCTCCCTGCCGCTCTACCTGCTCTGCGGCCTCGCGCGCCGGCGCCGGCTGCTCAGCCAGGAGGCCGCGCTGAAGTACTTCCTGCTCGGCGCCTTCTCCAGCGCCTTCCTGCTCTACGGCACCGCGCTGCTCTACGGCTACGCCGGGACCGTGCGACTGTCCGGGATCGCCGATGCGATCAGCGGAGCGTCCGGCAGCGACGCCCTGCTCCTCACGGGTGTCGGGCTGCTGACGGTCGGGCTGCTGTTCAAGGCGGGCATCGTGCCGTTCCACGCCTGGACCCCCGACGTCTACCAAGGCGCCCCCACGCCGATCACCGGCTTCATGGCGGCCTGCACGAAGATCGCCGCCTTCGGCGCCCTGCTGCGCGTGTACTACGTCGCCCTCGGCGGGCTGCGCTGGGAGTGGCGCCCGCTGCTGTGGGCGGTGGCGATCCTCACCATGCTCGTCGGCGCGGTCGTCAGCCTCACCCAGAACGACGTCAAGCGCATGCTCGCCTACTCGAGCATCGCGCACGCCGGCTTCATCCTCGTCGGCGTCCTCGCCGCCGACGGCCGCGGCATCTCGAGCGTGCTGTTCTACCTGCTGGCGTACGGCTTCGCGACGGTCGGCGCCTTCGCCGTCGTCACGCTCGTGCGCGACAGCGCGGGCGAGGCCACGCACCTGTCGCAGTGGGCCGGGCTGGGCAAGCGCTCGCCGCTCGTCGCGGGCGCGTTCACCCTGTTCCTCCTGGCGTTCGCCGGTCTGCCCCCGACGTCGGGGTTCATGAGCAAGTACGGCGTCTTCTCCGCCGCCCTCGACAGCGGTGCCGCGCCCGTGGTCGTCGTCGGCGTGCTGGCCAGCGTCATCGCCGCGTTCTTCTACGTCCGCGTCATCGTGCTCATGTTCTTCACCGAGCCGCTGGCCGACGGACCGGTCGTCGCCGTGCCCTCCGTGCTCACCACCGTGGCGCTCGCGCTGGGCGTCGCCGTCACCCTCGTCCTCGGTGTCGTGCCCCAGCCGGTGCTCGACCTCGCGAGCGGTGCGGCGGGTTTCGTACGCTAG
- a CDS encoding glycoside hydrolase family 5 protein, translated as MPDSAVPSSSKALHVEGTRLVDGTGATVVLRGFGLGGFLNMENFITGFPGTESQQRRALRRAMGEEAYTRFFDVLLDSFFAPADAEFLAGLGLNSARVPFSYKHFEDDDAPFQFKEEGFRRLDRVVDACAQHGIYAILDLHALPGWQNQHWHSDNPTNWSEFWNQRQFQDRVVHLWEALADRYRDNPWVGGYNPVNEPADASGERIGPFYERLVAAIRAVDPHKVLFLDGNRYSTDFSMFSEVPEGAVFTAHDYVLPVITQDGRYPGEARGRFYDRDVVEEVFLERTGFMRRTGTPIWVGEFGPVYTGDPERDAERLQLLQDQLAIYAEHGASWALWTYKDIGLQGVVTARPDSAYLQRIAPVLEKKRRLGVDRWGGSDRGIRHVLEPLERLFEEEFPDFTPFPWGQKHWIGVLVRSVMLSEPMVDEFAACFAGVGPDEAERLARSFALDQCDVREGLAAVLRAQPGAS; from the coding sequence ATGCCGGACAGCGCAGTCCCCAGCAGCAGCAAGGCCCTGCACGTCGAGGGCACCCGCCTCGTCGACGGCACCGGTGCGACCGTCGTCCTGCGCGGCTTCGGGCTCGGCGGCTTCCTCAACATGGAGAACTTCATCACCGGCTTCCCGGGGACGGAGTCGCAGCAGCGCCGTGCGCTGCGCCGGGCGATGGGGGAGGAGGCGTACACCCGCTTCTTCGACGTGCTGCTGGACAGCTTCTTCGCCCCCGCCGACGCGGAGTTCCTGGCCGGGCTGGGCCTCAACTCGGCGCGGGTCCCCTTCAGCTACAAGCACTTCGAGGACGACGACGCGCCGTTCCAGTTCAAGGAGGAGGGGTTCCGGCGGCTGGACCGGGTCGTCGACGCATGCGCCCAGCACGGGATCTACGCGATCCTCGACCTCCACGCGCTGCCCGGGTGGCAGAACCAGCACTGGCACAGCGACAACCCGACCAACTGGTCGGAGTTCTGGAACCAGCGCCAGTTCCAGGACCGCGTCGTGCACCTGTGGGAGGCGCTGGCGGACCGCTACCGGGACAACCCCTGGGTCGGCGGCTACAACCCCGTCAACGAGCCGGCCGACGCGAGCGGTGAGCGGATCGGCCCGTTCTACGAGCGGCTCGTCGCGGCCATCCGTGCGGTCGACCCGCACAAGGTGCTCTTCCTCGACGGCAACCGCTACTCCACGGACTTCTCGATGTTCAGCGAGGTCCCAGAGGGAGCGGTGTTCACCGCGCACGACTACGTGCTCCCCGTGATCACGCAGGACGGGCGCTACCCCGGCGAGGCGCGCGGCCGCTTCTACGACCGCGACGTCGTCGAGGAGGTCTTCCTGGAGCGTACGGGGTTCATGCGTCGCACCGGCACCCCGATCTGGGTCGGCGAGTTCGGGCCGGTCTACACCGGCGACCCGGAGCGCGACGCCGAGCGGCTCCAGCTGCTGCAGGACCAGCTGGCGATCTACGCCGAGCACGGCGCGAGCTGGGCGCTGTGGACCTACAAGGACATCGGCCTGCAGGGCGTGGTGACCGCGCGGCCGGACAGCGCGTACCTCCAGCGCATCGCGCCTGTCCTCGAGAAGAAGCGCCGGCTGGGCGTCGACCGCTGGGGCGGGAGCGACCGCGGGATCCGCCATGTCCTCGAGCCGCTCGAGCGGCTCTTCGAGGAGGAGTTCCCCGACTTCACGCCGTTCCCGTGGGGGCAGAAGCACTGGATCGGCGTGCTCGTCCGCAGCGTCATGCTCTCGGAGCCGATGGTGGACGAGTTCGCGGCGTGCTTCGCGGGCGTGGGACCGGACGAGGCGGAGCGCCTCGCCCGGTCCTTCGCCCTCGACCAGTGCGACGTCCGTGAGGGGCTCGCTGCCGTGCTGCGTGCGCAGCCCGGGGCGAGCTGA
- the nuoK gene encoding NADH-quinone oxidoreductase subunit NuoK, protein MDLSNYLYLSGILFAIGAAGVMLRRNAIVVFMCVELMLNAVNLSFVTFARIQGNLDGQVIAFFVMVVAAAEVVIGLAIIITIFRTRRSISVDDANLLKY, encoded by the coding sequence GTGGACCTGTCGAACTACCTCTACCTCAGCGGGATCCTGTTCGCGATCGGCGCCGCCGGCGTGATGCTGCGGCGCAACGCGATCGTCGTCTTCATGTGCGTCGAGCTCATGCTCAACGCGGTCAACCTGTCCTTCGTCACGTTCGCCCGCATCCAGGGCAACCTCGACGGCCAGGTCATCGCGTTCTTCGTCATGGTGGTCGCCGCGGCCGAGGTCGTCATCGGGCTCGCGATCATCATCACCATCTTCCGCACCCGTCGCTCGATCTCCGTCGACGACGCCAACCTGCTGAAGTACTGA
- a CDS encoding NADH-quinone oxidoreductase subunit M produces the protein MADVPWLTLAAAVPAVGALGVSLVPRGREELAKRLSLLVSLVVLAIVVGLGLDFDRHASGFQFTEMHDWIPALGASYSLGVDGIALVLLALTAVLAPVCLLASWHDVDLGEGRSRPQAFFALMLLVEALLVLVFSATDVFLFYVAFEFSLIPMYFIIGGFGGAQRSYAAVKFLVYSLLGGLLMLAAVIGTYVAGPGGKHGFLRTTLEASHLDPTTQRWLFLGFMAAFAIKAPLWPLHTWLPDAAAEAPPGGAVMLVGVMDKIGTYGMIAYCLPLFPDASVWARPVVIALALIGIIYGALVAIGQADVIRLVAYTSISHFGFIALGIFAMTSQAQAGSTLYMLSHGFSTAGLFLVAGMLVARRGSRRIADFGGVQTVAPLLAGSMLLSGLSSLALPGFSSFVSEFLVLLGTFRRYEWVAVVAVLAIVLAALYILLLFQRTMTGPVVEGVGGMRDLVAREAWVVAPVIALLIGVGVAPQVVLDVINPAVQRTMQSVHQHDPATVLKPAAAEGAPK, from the coding sequence ATGGCCGACGTGCCCTGGCTGACCCTCGCGGCGGCCGTCCCCGCGGTCGGCGCCCTCGGCGTCTCCCTCGTTCCCCGCGGGCGCGAGGAGCTCGCGAAGCGCCTCTCGCTGCTGGTCTCCCTCGTCGTGCTGGCCATCGTCGTCGGCCTCGGGCTGGACTTCGACCGGCACGCCAGCGGCTTCCAGTTCACCGAGATGCACGACTGGATCCCGGCCCTCGGCGCGAGCTACTCGCTGGGCGTCGACGGCATCGCCCTCGTCCTGCTCGCGCTGACCGCCGTGCTCGCCCCGGTCTGCCTGCTCGCCTCCTGGCACGACGTCGACCTGGGGGAGGGGCGGTCGCGGCCGCAGGCCTTCTTCGCGCTCATGCTGCTCGTCGAGGCCCTGCTGGTGCTGGTGTTCTCGGCCACCGACGTCTTCCTCTTCTACGTCGCGTTCGAGTTCAGCCTCATCCCGATGTACTTCATCATCGGTGGCTTCGGCGGCGCCCAGCGCTCCTACGCCGCGGTGAAGTTCCTCGTCTACAGCCTGCTCGGCGGCCTGCTCATGCTCGCCGCCGTCATCGGCACCTACGTCGCCGGGCCCGGCGGGAAGCACGGCTTCCTGCGCACGACGCTCGAAGCCTCGCACCTCGACCCGACGACGCAGCGCTGGCTCTTCCTGGGCTTCATGGCGGCGTTCGCCATCAAGGCCCCGCTGTGGCCGCTTCACACCTGGCTGCCGGACGCCGCCGCGGAGGCTCCTCCCGGCGGGGCCGTGATGCTCGTCGGCGTCATGGACAAGATCGGGACGTACGGGATGATCGCGTACTGCCTGCCGCTGTTCCCCGACGCGAGCGTCTGGGCGCGGCCGGTCGTCATCGCGCTGGCGCTCATCGGCATCATCTACGGTGCGCTCGTCGCGATCGGCCAGGCGGACGTGATCCGGCTGGTCGCGTACACCTCGATCTCGCACTTCGGCTTCATCGCCCTCGGCATCTTCGCGATGACCTCCCAGGCGCAGGCGGGCTCGACGCTCTACATGCTGAGCCACGGGTTCTCGACGGCAGGGCTCTTCCTCGTCGCGGGGATGCTCGTCGCGCGTCGGGGCAGCCGCCGCATCGCCGACTTCGGCGGCGTGCAGACGGTCGCGCCGCTGCTGGCGGGGTCGATGCTGCTCTCCGGCCTGTCGAGCCTGGCCCTGCCGGGCTTCTCCAGCTTCGTCAGCGAGTTCCTCGTGCTGCTGGGGACGTTCCGCCGCTACGAGTGGGTCGCCGTCGTCGCGGTCCTCGCCATCGTCCTGGCCGCGCTCTACATCCTGCTGCTCTTCCAGCGGACGATGACCGGCCCGGTCGTCGAGGGCGTCGGTGGCATGCGCGACCTCGTGGCGCGCGAGGCGTGGGTCGTCGCTCCTGTCATCGCGCTCCTCATCGGCGTCGGGGTCGCGCCGCAGGTCGTCCTCGACGTCATCAACCCCGCGGTGCAGCGCACCATGCAGTCGGTCCACCAGCACGATCCCGCGACGGTGCTCAAGCCGGCCGCGGCGGAAGGGGCACCCAAGTGA
- a CDS encoding polyprenyl synthetase family protein, with the protein MPTSAAASSLGLPALHPSLEADLSAGLGAVEELLRADVTSDYPLVTEAARHLVDAGGKRFRPLLTLLAAQFGDAERDEVRQAAVVVELTHLASLYHDDVMDEATLRRGAPSTNVRFGNSVSILVGDFLFARAAARVADLGPEAVRIQARTFERLVVGQIRETEGPRGGDPLEHYLAVLADKTGSLIATSGRLGALQAGAGEGVAEVLTRYGELVGVAFQLADDLLDVESDSAVSGKAVGTDLREGVETLPVLCFRRIADAADPEDGRLLALLDGDLADDAALAEAVQRLRAHRALGDAHAEVRRWADRARAELAPLAECPAKEALDALCAAVVERAS; encoded by the coding sequence ATGCCTACGTCCGCCGCCGCCAGCAGCCTCGGCCTGCCCGCCCTCCACCCCTCGCTCGAGGCCGACCTCTCCGCCGGCCTCGGCGCGGTGGAGGAGCTCCTGCGCGCCGACGTGACGAGCGACTACCCGCTCGTGACGGAGGCGGCGCGCCACCTCGTCGACGCCGGAGGCAAGCGGTTCCGCCCGCTGCTCACCCTGCTCGCCGCCCAGTTCGGGGACGCCGAGCGCGACGAGGTCCGCCAGGCCGCGGTGGTCGTCGAGCTGACCCACCTCGCGAGCCTCTACCACGACGACGTCATGGACGAGGCGACGCTGCGGCGAGGGGCTCCTAGCACCAACGTGCGCTTCGGCAACTCCGTCTCGATCCTCGTGGGCGACTTCCTCTTCGCCCGCGCCGCGGCCCGGGTCGCCGACCTCGGCCCCGAGGCGGTGCGCATCCAGGCGCGGACCTTCGAGCGGCTCGTCGTCGGCCAGATCCGCGAGACCGAGGGGCCGCGGGGCGGGGACCCGCTCGAGCACTACCTCGCGGTGCTCGCGGACAAGACGGGCTCGCTCATCGCGACCAGCGGCCGGCTCGGCGCGCTGCAGGCCGGGGCCGGCGAGGGCGTCGCGGAGGTCCTCACACGCTACGGCGAGCTCGTGGGCGTCGCCTTCCAGCTCGCCGACGACCTGCTCGACGTCGAGTCCGACTCGGCCGTCTCCGGCAAGGCGGTCGGCACCGACCTGCGCGAGGGCGTGGAGACGCTCCCGGTGCTCTGCTTCCGCCGCATCGCCGACGCGGCCGACCCGGAGGACGGGCGCCTGCTGGCCCTGCTCGACGGCGACCTCGCCGACGACGCGGCCCTCGCCGAGGCCGTGCAGCGGCTGCGGGCGCACCGGGCGCTGGGTGACGCCCACGCGGAGGTACGCCGCTGGGCCGACCGCGCCCGCGCGGAGCTCGCGCCGCTGGCGGAGTGCCCGGCCAAGGAGGCGCTGGACGCCCTCTGCGCCGCGGTGGTCGAGCGCGCCAGCTGA
- the nuoI gene encoding NADH-quinone oxidoreductase subunit NuoI — MFKKPVTEQYPFEKVPTSPRFHGRHQLNRHPDGLEKCIGCELCAWACPADAIYVEGADNTEEERFSPGERYGRVYQINYLRCILCGLCIEACPTRALTMTNEYELADDNRADLIYQKEDLLGPMLPGMVEAPHPMAEGMEDTDYYQGRVTRATDVQIRYAAERASALSEPSGDDVRAGR; from the coding sequence ATGTTCAAGAAGCCGGTGACGGAGCAGTACCCGTTCGAGAAGGTGCCGACGTCGCCGCGGTTCCACGGCCGGCACCAGCTCAACCGGCACCCCGACGGGCTCGAGAAGTGCATCGGCTGCGAGCTGTGCGCGTGGGCCTGCCCTGCGGACGCGATCTACGTCGAGGGCGCGGACAACACCGAGGAGGAGCGCTTCTCCCCGGGTGAGCGCTACGGCCGCGTCTACCAGATCAACTACCTGCGCTGCATCCTCTGCGGGCTGTGCATCGAGGCCTGCCCCACGCGGGCGCTCACCATGACCAACGAGTACGAGCTGGCCGACGACAACCGGGCGGACCTCATCTACCAGAAGGAGGACCTGCTCGGGCCGATGCTGCCGGGCATGGTCGAGGCGCCCCACCCGATGGCGGAGGGCATGGAGGACACGGACTACTACCAGGGCCGGGTCACCCGCGCGACCGACGTGCAGATCAGGTACGCCGCGGAGCGGGCCTCCGCGCTCAGCGAGCCCAGCGGCGACGACGTGAGGGCGGGCCGGTGA
- a CDS encoding NADH-quinone oxidoreductase subunit J: MSGLLAAQTTTGEAVGFWVMAPIAVLASVGMLLVRKAVHAALLMALTMLVLAAFYLAESGPFLGIVQVVVYTGAVMMLFLFVLMLVGVDSSESLVETLRGQRVVGILLAIGFGVLVLGVLGHAAFGDAKPAGLAQANAEGNVQGIARLLFTRYVFAFEVTSALLITAALGAMVLAHRERHVPRPTQRELSEARFRSTTTHPGPLPNPGVYARHNAVDFPALLPDGSTSEISVSKVLVARGDVQDVRHGAHPVADDVREIEEGH, encoded by the coding sequence GTGAGCGGTCTGCTCGCCGCGCAGACCACGACCGGCGAGGCGGTCGGCTTCTGGGTCATGGCGCCCATCGCCGTGCTCGCCTCGGTCGGCATGCTGCTCGTCCGCAAGGCGGTGCACGCCGCCCTGCTGATGGCGCTGACGATGCTCGTGCTGGCGGCGTTCTACCTCGCGGAGAGCGGGCCCTTCCTCGGGATCGTGCAGGTCGTCGTCTACACCGGCGCGGTCATGATGCTGTTCCTCTTCGTCCTCATGCTCGTCGGCGTCGACTCGAGCGAGTCGCTCGTGGAGACCCTGCGCGGCCAGCGCGTCGTCGGCATCCTGCTCGCGATCGGCTTCGGCGTGCTCGTGCTGGGCGTGCTCGGGCACGCGGCGTTCGGGGACGCGAAGCCCGCCGGACTGGCGCAGGCCAACGCGGAGGGCAACGTCCAGGGCATCGCCCGGCTGCTGTTCACCCGCTACGTCTTCGCCTTCGAGGTCACCAGCGCGCTGCTCATCACCGCCGCGCTCGGGGCGATGGTGCTCGCGCACCGCGAGCGCCACGTCCCCCGTCCCACGCAGCGCGAGCTGTCGGAGGCGCGCTTCCGCAGCACGACCACCCACCCCGGCCCGCTGCCCAACCCGGGCGTCTACGCCCGGCACAACGCCGTGGACTTCCCCGCCCTGCTGCCCGACGGCAGCACCTCGGAGATCTCGGTGTCGAAGGTGCTGGTGGCGCGCGGCGACGTGCAGGATGTCCGGCACGGCGCGCACCCGGTCGCCGACGACGTCCGCGAGATCGAGGAGGGGCACTAG
- a CDS encoding FAD-binding oxidoreductase translates to MTITTTSTDTARAELAALLPGQVLLPGDAGWEAGRLGWTVSAAQEPWAVVTVEEEEDVATTVRFAAERGLTVSAQPVGHGATTAATGTILLRTRPLRGIIVDPERRTARVGAGVKWGELLAAVAPHGLTGLAGSSPDPTVVGFSVSGGLSWFGRAYGLAAHALRAVELVDPSGQHRRITAENDPELFWAVRGGGGEFGIITAVEIALFPAPHVYGGRIMWPLEMARPVLRAYRDVTRSAPDELTTWAHILRFPPIPEVPEPLRGRSFVSVEATFLGSSEDAEELLAPLRTLPAVVFDSMGTVPLERLGDILQEPLDPMPTQEVSWLLEDLDVATIDRLVDVAGAGVQTPVLLVQLRHLGGALSRGSVEDGPNGAVPEQYQVFCLGVPVSPEVVAGIAATSAQVTEAVAPVATGRTFFTFLGAETDPSRAFTPRSLERLRDVKRAVDPRGTVRGNRPLLPAALPAQREA, encoded by the coding sequence ATGACCATCACCACGACCAGCACCGACACCGCGCGCGCCGAGCTCGCCGCCCTGCTGCCCGGGCAGGTCCTCCTCCCGGGCGACGCGGGCTGGGAGGCCGGCCGCCTCGGCTGGACCGTCTCCGCCGCCCAGGAGCCCTGGGCCGTCGTCACCGTCGAGGAGGAGGAGGACGTCGCGACCACCGTGCGCTTCGCCGCCGAGCGCGGCCTGACCGTCTCCGCCCAGCCGGTGGGGCACGGCGCCACCACCGCGGCCACCGGCACGATCCTGCTGCGCACCAGGCCCTTGCGCGGCATCATCGTCGACCCCGAGCGGCGCACGGCGCGCGTCGGCGCGGGCGTCAAGTGGGGCGAGCTGCTGGCCGCCGTCGCCCCGCACGGGCTCACCGGCCTCGCCGGCAGCAGCCCCGACCCCACCGTCGTCGGCTTCAGCGTCAGCGGCGGGCTCAGCTGGTTCGGCCGCGCGTACGGCCTCGCGGCGCACGCCCTGCGCGCTGTCGAGCTCGTCGACCCCAGCGGCCAGCACCGCCGCATCACGGCCGAGAACGACCCGGAGCTGTTCTGGGCCGTACGCGGCGGCGGCGGGGAGTTCGGCATCATCACCGCGGTCGAGATCGCGCTGTTCCCCGCCCCGCACGTCTACGGCGGCCGCATCATGTGGCCGCTGGAGATGGCCCGCCCGGTGCTCCGGGCGTACCGCGACGTGACGCGCTCCGCGCCCGACGAGCTCACGACGTGGGCGCACATCCTGCGCTTCCCGCCGATCCCCGAGGTGCCGGAGCCGCTGCGCGGCAGGTCCTTCGTCTCGGTCGAGGCGACGTTCCTCGGCTCGTCCGAGGACGCCGAGGAGCTGCTCGCGCCGCTGCGTACGCTCCCGGCGGTGGTGTTCGACTCGATGGGCACCGTCCCGCTCGAGCGCCTCGGCGACATCCTGCAGGAGCCGCTCGACCCGATGCCCACGCAGGAGGTCTCCTGGCTGCTCGAGGACCTCGACGTGGCGACGATCGACCGGCTCGTGGACGTCGCGGGCGCCGGCGTGCAGACGCCGGTGCTCCTCGTGCAGCTGCGCCACCTCGGCGGCGCGCTGTCCCGGGGCTCGGTGGAGGACGGCCCGAACGGCGCAGTTCCCGAGCAGTACCAGGTGTTCTGCCTGGGTGTGCCGGTGAGCCCGGAGGTCGTGGCCGGCATCGCGGCGACCTCGGCGCAGGTCACCGAGGCGGTGGCTCCGGTCGCGACCGGACGGACGTTCTTCACCTTCCTCGGTGCGGAGACGGACCCGAGCCGGGCCTTCACGCCCCGCTCGCTCGAGCGGCTCCGTGACGTCAAGCGCGCGGTCGACCCGCGCGGCACCGTCCGCGGCAACCGCCCGCTGCTCCCCGCCGCGCTGCCGGCGCAGCGGGAGGCGTGA
- the nuoL gene encoding NADH-quinone oxidoreductase subunit L: MDSVSTGYALAPLLLAFPIAGAAVLLLGGRRTDPVGHILGTLASAASFVVAVVVWLQMIGRATDRRPGYTRLWTGVHVADYQMDVGLRLDQLSIVFALLITGVGTLIHVYSIAYMSHDKDRRRFFAYLNLFVAAMLLLVLASDYLVVYVGWEGVGLASYLLIGFWSHNPPYATAAKKAFVANRVGDMGMSLAIITMFVTFGATDFARVLPQAGDASEGRLTLIGLLLLLAACGKSAQLPLQSWLGDAMAGPTPVSALIHAATMVTAGVYLIVRSGPIFDGAPDARLVVTIVGAVTLLFGALIGTAKDDIKKALAASTMSQIGYMVLAAGLGPAGYAVAIFHLLTHGFFKAGLFLGAGSVMHAMGDRTDMRRFGGLRSVMPVTFVTFGLGYLAIIGFPGLSGFWSKDKIIEAAFDKGGTSGWILGLVALLGAGITAFYMTRVMVMTFFGPRRWRDDVHPHEAPVAMTAPMVVLAVGSTFLGAVLAYGATLQHWLDPVVGKSAEEGVHTLSPWVLTALTLLVVAGGAAGALALYARRDVPVVAPVGGPLTVAARNDLYQDAVNEALLMRPGQYLTRSLVFGDNKGIDAVVNGFAAMLGGTSARLRPLQTGFVRSYALSIVGGAVLIAGALLVVAS; encoded by the coding sequence GTGGACTCCGTCAGCACCGGGTACGCCCTGGCGCCGCTGCTCCTCGCGTTCCCGATCGCCGGGGCGGCGGTGCTGCTCCTCGGCGGGCGGCGCACCGACCCGGTCGGGCACATCCTGGGCACGCTCGCCTCCGCGGCCAGCTTCGTCGTCGCGGTGGTCGTGTGGCTACAGATGATCGGCCGCGCAACGGACCGCCGGCCGGGCTACACCCGGCTCTGGACGGGGGTGCACGTCGCCGACTACCAGATGGACGTCGGGCTGCGGCTGGACCAGCTTTCCATCGTCTTCGCGCTGCTCATCACCGGCGTCGGCACGCTCATCCACGTCTACTCCATCGCCTACATGTCGCACGACAAGGACCGGCGGCGGTTCTTCGCGTACCTCAACCTGTTCGTCGCCGCGATGCTCCTGCTGGTGCTGGCGAGCGACTACCTCGTGGTCTACGTCGGCTGGGAGGGCGTGGGGCTGGCGTCGTACCTCCTCATCGGGTTCTGGTCCCACAACCCGCCCTACGCCACGGCAGCGAAGAAGGCGTTCGTCGCCAACCGCGTCGGGGACATGGGGATGTCGCTGGCGATCATCACGATGTTCGTCACCTTCGGCGCGACGGACTTCGCCCGGGTCCTGCCGCAGGCGGGCGACGCGAGCGAAGGCAGGTTGACGCTGATCGGCCTGCTGCTCCTGCTGGCGGCCTGCGGCAAGTCGGCCCAGCTGCCGCTGCAGTCCTGGCTCGGTGACGCCATGGCGGGCCCGACCCCGGTCTCCGCGCTCATCCACGCCGCGACGATGGTGACCGCCGGCGTCTACCTCATCGTCCGCTCGGGGCCGATCTTCGACGGCGCCCCGGACGCCCGGCTCGTCGTCACCATCGTCGGCGCGGTCACGCTGCTGTTCGGGGCCCTCATCGGCACCGCGAAGGACGACATCAAGAAGGCGCTCGCCGCCAGCACGATGAGCCAGATCGGCTACATGGTGCTCGCGGCCGGCCTCGGTCCTGCCGGCTATGCCGTCGCCATCTTCCACCTGCTGACGCACGGCTTCTTCAAGGCCGGGCTCTTCCTCGGAGCCGGCTCGGTCATGCACGCCATGGGCGACCGCACCGACATGCGGCGCTTCGGCGGCCTGCGCTCGGTCATGCCGGTCACCTTCGTGACCTTCGGGCTGGGCTACCTCGCCATCATCGGCTTCCCGGGCCTGTCGGGCTTCTGGAGCAAGGACAAGATCATCGAGGCCGCCTTCGACAAGGGCGGCACGAGCGGGTGGATCCTCGGCCTGGTCGCCCTGCTTGGAGCCGGTATCACGGCGTTCTACATGACCCGCGTCATGGTGATGACGTTCTTCGGGCCGCGCCGCTGGCGCGACGACGTCCACCCGCACGAGGCGCCCGTGGCCATGACGGCGCCGATGGTCGTGCTCGCGGTGGGCAGCACGTTCCTCGGCGCGGTCCTCGCGTACGGCGCGACGCTGCAGCACTGGCTCGACCCCGTCGTCGGGAAGAGCGCCGAGGAGGGCGTGCACACGCTCTCCCCGTGGGTGCTCACCGCGCTGACGCTGCTCGTCGTCGCCGGTGGCGCCGCCGGTGCCCTCGCCCTGTACGCCCGCCGCGACGTCCCCGTCGTCGCGCCCGTCGGCGGCCCGCTCACCGTGGCGGCGCGCAACGACCTCTACCAGGACGCGGTCAACGAGGCCCTGCTCATGCGGCCCGGCCAGTACCTCACCCGCTCGCTCGTCTTCGGCGACAACAAGGGGATCGACGCAGTGGTCAACGGCTTCGCCGCCATGCTCGGCGGCACCTCGGCACGGCTGCGGCCGCTCCAGACCGGCTTCGTGCGCAGCTACGCACTGTCCATCGTCGGCGGCGCGGTGCTCATCGCCGGTGCGCTGCTGGTGGTGGCGTCCTGA